A single genomic interval of Cupriavidus sp. MP-37 harbors:
- a CDS encoding aldehyde dehydrogenase family protein, with protein MKAQEFAACWDSLGLPRPWREGTPAGAVTVRSPVDGEAIGHLPACTPAQADALIARAHAAQSTWALLPAPARGEIVRRYGEVLREHKPALGRLVSLEAGKILQEGLGEVQEMIDICDFAVGLSRQLHGLTIASERPQHAMRETWHPYGLCGVISAFNFPVAVWAWNAALALVCGNGVIWKPSEKVSLCALAAHGLLERVLAAAAPQHNGISAVLPGGRMLGSHLVAHPAVRLVSATGSTRMGREVGIACAGHFKRCILELGGNNAAIVAPSADIELAVRAITFAAAGTAGQRCTTLRRCFIHADLMDTMASRLITVFDRLPVGDPLEDGTLVGPLIDTAAGDAMANALAACRAQGNIVTGGERLLADRYPHAHYVRPALVMTDAQHDTMLTETFAPILYLMPYTTLDEAIALNNAAAHGLSSCIFTESMREAERFLSSAGSDCGIANVNIGTSGAEIGGAFGGEKATGGGRESGSDAWKGYMRRATNTINYGDSLPLAQGIRFEI; from the coding sequence ATGAAAGCGCAAGAATTTGCTGCCTGCTGGGATTCGCTGGGCCTGCCGCGGCCGTGGCGGGAAGGGACGCCGGCCGGCGCCGTGACGGTGCGCTCGCCGGTGGACGGCGAGGCCATCGGCCACCTGCCGGCCTGCACGCCGGCGCAGGCCGACGCGCTGATCGCGCGCGCCCATGCGGCGCAGAGCACCTGGGCGCTGCTGCCGGCGCCGGCGCGCGGCGAGATCGTGCGGCGCTACGGCGAGGTGCTGCGCGAACACAAGCCGGCGCTGGGCCGGCTGGTGTCGCTCGAAGCCGGCAAGATCCTGCAGGAAGGGCTGGGCGAGGTGCAGGAGATGATCGACATCTGCGACTTCGCGGTCGGCCTGTCGCGCCAGCTGCACGGGCTGACCATCGCCTCCGAGCGCCCGCAGCACGCGATGCGTGAGACCTGGCACCCGTACGGCCTGTGCGGCGTGATTTCGGCGTTCAACTTCCCGGTGGCGGTGTGGGCGTGGAATGCCGCGCTGGCGCTGGTGTGCGGCAACGGCGTGATCTGGAAACCGTCGGAGAAGGTGTCGCTGTGCGCGCTGGCCGCGCACGGCCTGCTCGAGCGCGTGCTGGCCGCGGCGGCGCCGCAGCACAACGGCATCTCGGCGGTGCTGCCGGGCGGGCGCATGCTGGGCAGCCACCTGGTGGCGCATCCGGCGGTGCGGCTGGTCAGCGCGACCGGCTCGACCCGCATGGGCCGCGAGGTCGGCATCGCCTGCGCCGGGCACTTCAAGCGCTGCATCCTCGAGCTGGGCGGCAACAACGCCGCCATCGTCGCCCCGTCGGCGGATATCGAGCTGGCGGTGCGCGCCATCACCTTTGCCGCGGCCGGTACCGCGGGGCAGCGCTGCACCACGCTGCGCCGCTGCTTTATCCATGCCGACCTGATGGACACCATGGCGAGCCGGCTGATCACCGTGTTCGACCGCCTGCCGGTCGGCGATCCGCTCGAAGACGGCACGCTGGTCGGCCCGCTGATCGACACCGCCGCCGGCGATGCCATGGCCAACGCGCTGGCGGCGTGCCGCGCGCAGGGCAATATCGTCACCGGCGGCGAGCGCCTGCTGGCCGACCGCTATCCGCATGCGCACTACGTGCGGCCCGCGCTGGTGATGACCGATGCGCAGCACGACACCATGCTGACCGAGACCTTCGCCCCGATCCTGTACCTGATGCCGTACACCACGCTGGACGAGGCCATCGCGCTGAACAATGCCGCCGCGCACGGGCTATCGTCGTGCATCTTCACCGAATCGATGCGCGAGGCCGAGCGCTTCCTGTCCTCGGCGGGCAGCGACTGCGGTATCGCCAATGTCAATATCGGCACCAGCGGCGCGGAAATCGGCGGTGCCTTCGGCGGCGAGAAGGCGACCGGAGGCGGCCGCGAGTCAGGCTCGGATGCGTGGAAGGGCTATATGCGCCGCGCCACCAACACCATCAACTACGGCGATTCGCTGCCGCTGGCGCAGGGCATCCGCTTCGAAATCTGA
- a CDS encoding UbiX family flavin prenyltransferase: MSGAGGTPQRLIVAITGATGAIYGVRLLQVLRAAPAVETHLLISPAGVMNLQHELDIGRAEVEALASVVHNVRDIGATIASGSFRAQAMVVAPCSMRTLAAIAHGFSDNLITRAADVTLKERRKLVLMVRETPLNLAHLRNMTAVTEMGGIVFPPVPGFYQKPQSIAELVDHTVGRVLDLVDLPQIGQALAPSWGGLNARAGDAAGN; this comes from the coding sequence ATGTCCGGGGCTGGCGGCACACCGCAACGGCTGATCGTCGCCATCACCGGCGCCACCGGGGCGATCTACGGCGTGCGCCTGCTGCAGGTGCTGCGCGCGGCGCCCGCGGTGGAAACCCACCTGCTGATTTCGCCGGCCGGCGTGATGAACCTGCAGCACGAGCTGGACATCGGCCGCGCCGAGGTGGAAGCGTTGGCGAGCGTCGTGCACAACGTGCGCGACATCGGCGCGACCATCGCCAGCGGCTCGTTCCGCGCGCAGGCCATGGTGGTGGCGCCGTGCTCGATGCGCACGCTGGCGGCGATCGCGCACGGATTCTCGGACAACCTGATCACGCGCGCCGCCGACGTCACGCTGAAAGAGCGCCGCAAGCTGGTGCTGATGGTGCGGGAAACGCCGTTGAACCTTGCGCATCTGCGCAACATGACGGCGGTGACGGAAATGGGCGGGATCGTGTTCCCGCCGGTGCCGGGCTTCTACCAGAAGCCGCAAAGCATTGCCGAGCTGGTCGACCATACGGTCGGGCGGGTGCTGGACCTGGTCGACCTGCCGCAAATCGGCCAGGCCCTCGCGCCCAGCTGGGGCGGCCTGAACGCCCGCGCCGGCGACGCGGCCGGCAACTGA
- the grxD gene encoding Grx4 family monothiol glutaredoxin, which produces MSDVQQQIDQIVKGNPVVLFMKGTAQFPMCGFSGRAIQILKACGVDAPTTVNVLDDEGIRQGIKEYANWPTIPQLYVNGEFIGGSDIMMEMYQNGELQTLLKG; this is translated from the coding sequence ATGAGCGACGTGCAGCAACAGATCGACCAGATCGTCAAGGGCAATCCCGTAGTCCTGTTCATGAAGGGCACCGCGCAATTCCCGATGTGCGGCTTCTCCGGCCGCGCCATCCAGATCCTGAAGGCCTGCGGCGTCGACGCGCCGACCACGGTCAACGTGCTCGACGACGAAGGCATCCGCCAGGGCATCAAGGAATACGCCAACTGGCCGACCATTCCCCAGCTCTACGTGAACGGCGAGTTCATCGGCGGCTCGGACATCATGATGGAGATGTACCAGAACGGCGAACTGCAAACCCTGCTGAAGGGCTGA
- the prmC gene encoding peptide chain release factor N(5)-glutamine methyltransferase, which translates to MSSTDSTALPATPTLREAQTLAAMAGLPALEARMLLTHVTGLSRTQLITRDTDALTIAQRDAFATLLARRLAGEPMAYLIGEREFFGRKFRVTPDVLIPRPDTEVAAEAALARLATVPQPNVLDLGTGSGILAVTLARERRDARVWATDISPGALMVAQDNARALGAERIEFLVSDWYAALPPDLRFHLIVSNPPYIAAGDPHLAEGDLRFEPIDALTDHDDGLSDLRAIVGGAGARLLPGGWLLMEHGYDQAAATRQLLEASGFDEVFTARDLAGLERCTGGRWPGAQPAGTAAAP; encoded by the coding sequence ATGTCCTCCACCGATTCCACCGCGCTGCCGGCAACCCCCACGTTGCGCGAGGCGCAGACCCTGGCCGCCATGGCAGGCCTGCCTGCGCTGGAAGCGCGCATGCTGCTGACCCATGTCACCGGCCTGAGCCGCACGCAACTGATCACGCGCGACACCGACGCGCTCACCATCGCCCAGCGCGACGCGTTTGCCACGCTGCTGGCGCGGCGGCTGGCGGGCGAGCCGATGGCCTACCTGATCGGCGAGCGTGAATTCTTCGGCCGCAAGTTCCGCGTCACCCCCGATGTGCTGATCCCGCGCCCCGACACCGAGGTTGCCGCGGAAGCGGCGCTCGCGCGCCTGGCCACGGTGCCGCAGCCCAACGTGCTGGATCTCGGCACGGGCTCCGGCATCCTTGCCGTGACGCTGGCGCGCGAGCGGCGCGACGCACGGGTCTGGGCCACCGACATTTCGCCCGGCGCGCTGATGGTGGCGCAGGACAACGCCCGCGCGCTGGGCGCCGAGCGCATCGAGTTCCTGGTCTCGGACTGGTACGCGGCGCTGCCGCCGGACCTGCGCTTCCACCTGATCGTCAGCAATCCGCCCTATATCGCCGCGGGCGACCCGCACCTGGCCGAAGGCGACCTGCGCTTCGAGCCGATCGACGCGCTGACCGACCACGACGATGGCCTCTCCGACCTGCGCGCCATCGTCGGCGGCGCCGGCGCGCGGCTGCTGCCCGGCGGCTGGCTGCTGATGGAACACGGTTATGACCAGGCGGCGGCGACGCGCCAGCTGCTTGAAGCCTCCGGCTTCGACGAGGTCTTCACCGCGCGCGACCTGGCCGGGCTGGAGCGCTGCACCGGCGGGCGCTGGCCGGGCGCGCAGCCCGCCGGCACGGCCGCGGCGCCCTGA
- the prfA gene encoding peptide chain release factor 1, with protein sequence MKASMLAKLDQLAERLDEVNALLAREDATANIDQYRKLSREHAELSPVAEQYGQYRQAQDDLATAQALLDDPEMKDFAADEIAAARERLEALQASLQRLLLPKDPNDDRNLLLEIRAGTGGEESALFAADLLRMYTRYAERQRWQVEVMSESESDLGGYKEVIIRIAGDAAFSRLKFESGGHRVQRVPATEAQGRIHTSACTVAVMPEADELGEVEINPADLRIDTFRASGAGGQHVNKTDSAVRLTHLPTGIVVECQDDRSQHRNKDKAMKVLAARIKDMQARAAQAREASTRRSLIGSGDRSDRIRTYNFPQGRVTDHRINLTLYKIDMIMDGDMDELLSALAAEHQADQLAALGEDA encoded by the coding sequence ATGAAAGCCAGCATGCTTGCCAAGCTCGACCAACTGGCCGAGCGACTCGACGAAGTCAACGCCCTGCTCGCGCGCGAAGACGCGACCGCCAATATCGACCAGTACCGCAAGCTCAGCCGCGAGCATGCGGAGCTGTCTCCCGTGGCCGAGCAATACGGGCAGTACCGGCAGGCCCAGGATGACCTCGCCACCGCGCAGGCGCTGCTCGACGATCCGGAAATGAAGGACTTCGCCGCCGACGAGATCGCCGCCGCGCGCGAGCGGCTGGAAGCGTTGCAGGCCAGCCTGCAGCGCCTGCTGCTGCCCAAGGACCCCAACGACGACCGCAACCTGCTGCTGGAAATCCGCGCCGGCACCGGCGGCGAGGAAAGCGCGCTGTTCGCCGCCGATCTGCTGCGCATGTACACGCGTTATGCCGAGCGGCAGCGCTGGCAGGTCGAGGTGATGAGCGAATCGGAATCGGACCTGGGCGGCTACAAGGAAGTGATCATCCGGATCGCCGGCGATGCCGCGTTTTCGCGGCTGAAATTCGAATCGGGCGGCCACCGCGTGCAGCGCGTGCCGGCCACCGAGGCCCAGGGCCGCATCCATACCTCGGCCTGCACCGTCGCCGTGATGCCCGAGGCCGACGAGCTTGGCGAGGTCGAGATCAATCCCGCCGACCTGCGCATCGACACCTTCCGCGCCTCCGGCGCGGGCGGCCAGCACGTCAACAAGACCGATTCCGCGGTGCGCCTGACCCACCTGCCGACCGGCATCGTGGTCGAGTGCCAGGACGACCGCAGCCAGCACCGCAACAAGGACAAGGCGATGAAGGTGCTCGCCGCCCGCATCAAGGACATGCAGGCGCGCGCCGCGCAGGCGCGCGAAGCCAGCACGCGGCGCAGCCTGATCGGCTCCGGCGACCGCAGCGACCGCATCCGCACCTACAACTTCCCGCAAGGCCGCGTGACCGACCACCGCATCAACCTGACGCTGTACAAGATCGACATGATCATGGACGGCGACATGGACGAACTGCTGTCGGCGCTGGCCGCCGAGCACCAGGCAGATCAGCTGGCAGCGCTGGGCGAAGACGCCTGA
- the hemA gene encoding glutamyl-tRNA reductase — protein sequence MQLLAIGINHTTAPVSLRERVAFPLEQIKPALGALRSHLSGRSGTEAAILSTCNRTEIYCATDVLTPGTDGFEHTLRWLSQHHNVPATELAPHLYALPQSEAVRHAFRVASGLDSMVLGETQILGQLKDAVRTAGEAGSLGTYLNQLFQRTFAVAKEVRGQTEIGAHSVSMAAAAVRLAQRIFESVSTQRVLFIGAGEMIELCATHFAAQQPRQIVVANRTVERGEKLAEQLSGQGLTANAIRLSDLGERLHEFDIVVSCTASSLPIIGLGAVERAVKRRKHRPIMMVDLAVPRDVEPEVSRLDDVFLYTVDDLGAVVREGNALRQAAVAQAEAIIESRVQNFMHWLETRSVVPVIRELQSSGEAIRQAELERARRMLARGDDPQAVLEALSGALTRKFLHGPTHALNHTQGEDREALLRLVPGLFRHSSHSER from the coding sequence ATGCAACTGCTCGCGATCGGCATCAATCACACCACGGCACCTGTCTCGCTGCGCGAGCGGGTGGCGTTTCCGCTCGAGCAGATCAAGCCGGCGCTGGGGGCCCTGCGCTCCCACCTGTCGGGGCGCAGCGGCACCGAAGCCGCCATCCTCTCCACCTGCAACCGCACCGAAATCTACTGTGCCACCGACGTCCTGACGCCCGGCACGGATGGCTTCGAACATACCCTGCGCTGGCTGTCGCAGCATCACAACGTGCCGGCCACGGAGCTGGCGCCGCACCTGTACGCGCTGCCGCAGTCCGAAGCCGTGCGCCATGCCTTCCGCGTGGCCAGCGGGCTGGATTCGATGGTGCTGGGCGAAACCCAGATCCTGGGCCAGCTCAAGGACGCGGTGCGCACCGCCGGTGAAGCCGGCTCGCTCGGCACCTACCTGAACCAGCTGTTCCAGCGCACCTTCGCCGTGGCCAAGGAAGTGCGCGGCCAGACTGAGATCGGCGCGCATTCGGTGTCGATGGCCGCGGCCGCGGTGCGGCTGGCGCAGCGGATCTTCGAAAGCGTCTCGACCCAGCGCGTGCTGTTTATCGGCGCGGGCGAGATGATCGAACTGTGCGCCACCCACTTTGCCGCGCAGCAGCCGCGCCAGATCGTGGTGGCCAACCGCACCGTCGAGCGCGGCGAGAAGCTGGCCGAGCAGCTCAGCGGCCAGGGCCTGACCGCCAACGCGATCCGCCTGTCGGACCTGGGCGAGCGTCTGCATGAGTTCGACATCGTGGTGTCGTGCACCGCCAGCTCGCTGCCGATCATCGGCCTGGGCGCGGTCGAGCGCGCGGTCAAGCGGCGCAAGCACCGTCCCATCATGATGGTCGACCTGGCCGTGCCGCGCGACGTCGAGCCCGAAGTCTCGCGCCTGGACGACGTCTTCCTGTATACCGTCGACGACCTCGGCGCGGTCGTGCGCGAAGGCAACGCCCTGCGCCAGGCCGCGGTGGCGCAGGCCGAAGCCATCATCGAAAGCCGCGTGCAGAACTTCATGCACTGGCTGGAAACCCGCAGCGTGGTGCCGGTCATCCGCGAACTGCAAAGCAGCGGCGAAGCCATCCGCCAGGCCGAACTGGAGCGCGCGCGCCGCATGCTGGCGCGCGGCGACGACCCGCAGGCCGTGCTCGAGGCGCTCTCCGGCGCGCTGACGCGCAAGTTCCTGCACGGCCCCACGCACGCGCTCAACCACACCCAGGGCGAGGACCGCGAGGCGCTGCTGCGCCTGGTGCCGGGCCTGTTCCGCCACAGCAGCCATTCCGAGCGCTAG
- a CDS encoding 5'-methylthioadenosine/adenosylhomocysteine nucleosidase, translating to MTLGILAAIHDEVDDLVAAMRHDDSRATVRTIGMRDYYAGHLYGQPCVLVLARMGKVAASATTVTLIRELGATQIVFTGLAGGIGATTQVGDIVIADRTLQHDLDARPFFGRHEVPLLERAEFPADPALTAELHAAAADFLRHDLAVDVPLAVREKFGVAAPALHHGMIASGDQFIGSPAAVAELRERLPGLLAVEMEGAAVAQVCHEYGVPYAVMRTISDRADDTAHVDFSAFLTDVASHYSSGVLRRLLAARA from the coding sequence ATGACCCTCGGAATCCTTGCCGCCATCCACGATGAAGTCGACGACCTCGTCGCCGCCATGCGGCATGACGACAGCCGTGCGACCGTACGCACCATCGGCATGCGCGACTACTACGCCGGCCATTTGTACGGGCAGCCGTGCGTGCTGGTGCTGGCGCGCATGGGCAAGGTGGCGGCGTCGGCCACCACGGTCACGCTGATCCGCGAGCTGGGCGCCACGCAGATCGTCTTTACCGGACTGGCCGGCGGCATTGGTGCGACCACGCAGGTGGGCGACATCGTCATCGCCGACCGCACCTTGCAGCATGACCTGGATGCGCGCCCCTTCTTCGGCCGCCATGAAGTGCCGCTGCTGGAGCGCGCCGAATTCCCGGCCGATCCGGCGCTGACTGCCGAGCTGCATGCGGCCGCGGCGGACTTCCTGCGCCACGACCTGGCCGTCGACGTGCCGCTGGCGGTGCGCGAGAAGTTTGGCGTCGCGGCGCCCGCCCTGCACCACGGCATGATCGCCAGCGGCGACCAGTTCATCGGCTCGCCCGCCGCGGTGGCGGAACTGCGCGAGCGGCTGCCGGGCCTGCTCGCGGTCGAGATGGAAGGCGCCGCGGTGGCGCAGGTCTGCCATGAATATGGCGTGCCTTACGCGGTGATGCGGACCATCTCCGACCGCGCCGACGACACCGCGCATGTGGATTTTTCGGCATTCCTGACGGACGTCGCCAGCCACTATTCCAGCGGGGTACTGCGCCGTCTGCTCGCGGCCAGGGCCTGA
- a CDS encoding DUF2157 domain-containing protein, translating into MQATRIGANGPDREAVGERRAVRQALAHWRALRRLAPAAVAAPWARTEPVAADWRRWLDTALMALGTALLCAGVIVFFAFNWQDLHKFSKFGLLAGAITLLAGFAWLRPAGDAAGRAALGGAQVVAGVLLAVIGQTYQTGADAWQLFTLWALLALPWALAARAAPHWWLVIVVGNLALLRYFSIRFGVDGVFSLLFDSRHVRTATLALLGAVALQLVLWQLLCAKAPALGFRGLTGGRMLAALACLHAGSLGLASLLRSDFDAAAFALAVLALAALVWWFRWHAFDIVVLSLACLTGIVLAVAAVAKVLFEGKDDFGAFLLLGLLTIGLAAAAAAWLMRAWRSQLERA; encoded by the coding sequence ATGCAAGCAACCCGCATCGGAGCAAATGGCCCGGACCGCGAAGCCGTCGGCGAGCGGCGCGCCGTCCGCCAGGCACTGGCCCACTGGCGCGCGCTGCGCCGCCTGGCGCCGGCAGCGGTGGCCGCGCCATGGGCGCGCACCGAACCGGTCGCCGCGGACTGGCGCCGCTGGCTGGACACCGCGCTGATGGCGCTGGGCACCGCCCTGCTGTGCGCCGGCGTGATCGTGTTCTTTGCCTTCAACTGGCAGGACCTGCACAAGTTTTCCAAGTTCGGCTTGCTGGCCGGCGCCATCACGCTGCTTGCCGGCTTTGCCTGGCTGCGCCCGGCCGGCGATGCCGCCGGCCGGGCCGCGCTGGGCGGCGCGCAGGTGGTCGCGGGCGTGCTGCTGGCTGTGATCGGCCAGACCTACCAGACCGGCGCCGACGCCTGGCAGCTGTTCACGCTGTGGGCGCTGCTGGCGCTGCCGTGGGCGCTGGCGGCACGCGCGGCGCCGCACTGGTGGCTGGTGATCGTGGTCGGCAACCTGGCGCTGCTGCGGTATTTCAGCATCCGCTTCGGCGTCGACGGCGTGTTTTCGCTGCTGTTCGATTCACGCCACGTGCGCACCGCCACGCTGGCGTTGCTGGGCGCGGTGGCGCTGCAGCTGGTGCTGTGGCAGCTGCTGTGCGCGAAGGCGCCGGCGCTTGGCTTTCGCGGGCTGACCGGCGGGCGCATGCTGGCGGCGCTGGCGTGCCTGCATGCCGGCTCGCTCGGGCTGGCCAGCCTGCTGCGCAGCGACTTCGACGCCGCCGCCTTCGCGCTGGCGGTGCTGGCGCTGGCCGCGCTGGTCTGGTGGTTCCGCTGGCATGCCTTCGACATCGTGGTGCTGAGCCTGGCCTGCCTGACCGGCATCGTGCTGGCCGTGGCCGCGGTCGCCAAGGTGCTGTTCGAGGGCAAGGACGATTTCGGTGCTTTCCTGTTGCTCGGCCTGCTGACCATCGGCCTGGCCGCCGCCGCGGCCGCCTGGCTGATGCGGGCCTGGCGCAGCCAGCTGGAGCGGGCATGA
- a CDS encoding DUF4401 domain-containing protein yields the protein MSNVLQTEQRLWQQLAARGEVQGEPPAHPHTPWAVRCLMGAAGWLGALFFQFFLIGTVFVAARENGVAMAVTGLAMIALAALLYWRGGGIAAGQFALAVSLSGQGMAVFGLTEALGFTRVAESAGFWAALALFEAALAWLVPNRLHRLLCGLGVWIGVAGAVHLAIAGSKPQDWLLLTWSLGWLVPLGAALAAGFTLAEARLCAHGRHALLEPLADATLLFTLAAALVVTGMSHPLAWLEGPEAARIPLAHWAAGGLVTLMLAGFALAECRRLALGPAMQGAVLGGLVAFGALMAAAPAVVAGVLALGLALRRASMPWLGLGVTSIAIGFIWYYSALHWTLLAKSATLAAAGVLLLAGRHWLLRRARMEIA from the coding sequence ATGAGCAACGTACTGCAGACTGAGCAACGGCTCTGGCAACAACTCGCCGCACGCGGCGAGGTCCAGGGCGAGCCGCCCGCGCATCCCCATACGCCGTGGGCGGTGCGCTGCCTGATGGGCGCGGCGGGCTGGCTGGGCGCCTTGTTCTTCCAGTTCTTCCTGATTGGCACGGTCTTCGTTGCCGCACGCGAGAACGGCGTGGCGATGGCCGTCACCGGGCTGGCCATGATCGCGCTGGCGGCGCTGCTGTACTGGCGCGGCGGCGGTATTGCGGCGGGGCAGTTCGCGCTGGCTGTCAGCCTGAGCGGGCAGGGCATGGCCGTGTTCGGCCTGACCGAGGCGCTGGGCTTCACGCGCGTGGCCGAGAGCGCCGGCTTCTGGGCCGCACTGGCGCTGTTCGAGGCCGCGCTGGCCTGGCTGGTGCCCAACCGGCTGCACCGGCTGCTGTGCGGGCTGGGCGTGTGGATCGGGGTGGCCGGCGCGGTGCATCTCGCCATCGCCGGCAGCAAGCCGCAGGACTGGCTGTTGCTGACGTGGTCGCTCGGCTGGCTGGTGCCGCTCGGCGCGGCCCTGGCGGCCGGCTTCACGCTGGCCGAAGCCCGCCTGTGCGCGCACGGCCGCCATGCGCTGCTGGAACCGCTGGCCGACGCGACCCTGCTGTTCACGCTGGCGGCGGCTCTGGTGGTCACCGGCATGAGTCATCCGCTGGCGTGGCTGGAGGGCCCGGAAGCCGCGCGCATCCCGCTGGCGCACTGGGCCGCGGGCGGACTGGTCACGCTGATGCTGGCCGGCTTCGCCCTGGCCGAATGCCGCCGCCTGGCGCTGGGCCCGGCCATGCAAGGCGCCGTGCTGGGCGGCCTGGTGGCATTCGGCGCGCTGATGGCGGCCGCGCCCGCGGTGGTGGCCGGCGTGCTCGCGCTGGGGCTGGCGCTGCGCCGCGCCTCGATGCCGTGGCTGGGCCTGGGCGTCACCAGCATCGCCATCGGCTTTATCTGGTACTACTCGGCGCTGCACTGGACCCTGCTGGCCAAGTCCGCCACACTCGCCGCCGCCGGCGTGCTGCTGCTGGCCGGCCGCCACTGGCTGCTGCGCCGTGCACGGATGGAGATCGCATGA
- a CDS encoding GDYXXLXY domain-containing protein: MKRWILIAWALTLALAAVGIAGKERLLARGDTVFLRLAPVDPRSLMQGDYMALNFDIGNQIRAAQAQDRQLPRDGVAVIRRDAQGVASFVRVHRAEPLAAGEQLLRYQTARSRWGGMQVQVSTDAYFFQEGQGQRFAQAEYGEFRVGADGQALLVGLRGKGMEKL; this comes from the coding sequence ATGAAACGATGGATCCTGATCGCGTGGGCGCTGACGCTGGCGCTCGCCGCCGTCGGCATCGCCGGCAAGGAGCGCCTGCTGGCGCGCGGCGATACTGTTTTCCTGCGGCTGGCGCCGGTGGACCCGCGCTCGCTGATGCAGGGCGACTACATGGCGCTGAACTTCGACATCGGCAACCAGATCCGCGCCGCGCAGGCGCAAGACCGCCAGCTTCCGCGCGACGGCGTCGCCGTGATCCGCCGCGACGCACAGGGCGTGGCCAGCTTCGTGCGCGTGCACCGCGCCGAGCCGCTGGCTGCCGGCGAGCAACTGCTGCGCTACCAGACCGCGCGCTCGCGCTGGGGCGGCATGCAGGTGCAGGTGTCGACCGACGCGTATTTCTTCCAGGAAGGGCAGGGCCAGCGCTTCGCCCAGGCCGAATACGGGGAATTCCGCGTCGGGGCGGACGGGCAGGCGCTGCTGGTGGGGTTGCGCGGGAAGGGGATGGAGAAGCTGTGA
- the ychF gene encoding redox-regulated ATPase YchF: MSLKCGIVGLPNVGKSTLFNALTKAGIAAENYPFCTIEPNVGVVEVPDPRLAKLADIVKPERILPATVEFVDIAGLVAGASKGEGLGNQFLANIRECDAITHVVRCFEDDNVIHVAGRVDPLSDIEVINTELALADLATVEKALARYVKPARAGDKEAQRLVAVLEKAQSVLDQAKAVRTLDLAPEEWDAIRPFCLITAKPTMYVANVREDGFDNNPHLDAVREYAKQTDSPVVAVCAAIEAEIADLDDADKAEFLADLGMEEPGLDRVIRAGFKLLGLQTYFTAGVKEVRAWTIHVGDTAPKAAGVIHTDFERGFIRAQTIAYDDFIAFKGETGAKEAGKMRAEGKEYVVKDGDVMNFLFNV; the protein is encoded by the coding sequence ATGAGCCTCAAATGCGGCATCGTCGGCCTGCCCAACGTCGGCAAGTCCACGCTGTTCAATGCCCTGACCAAGGCCGGCATCGCCGCCGAAAACTATCCGTTCTGCACCATCGAGCCCAATGTGGGCGTGGTGGAAGTGCCGGATCCGAGGCTCGCGAAGCTGGCCGACATCGTCAAGCCGGAGCGCATCCTGCCGGCCACGGTCGAGTTCGTCGACATTGCCGGGCTGGTGGCGGGCGCCTCCAAGGGTGAAGGCCTGGGCAACCAGTTCCTGGCCAATATCCGCGAATGCGATGCCATCACCCACGTGGTGCGCTGCTTCGAGGACGACAACGTGATCCACGTGGCTGGCCGTGTCGACCCGCTGTCGGATATCGAAGTCATCAATACGGAACTGGCGCTGGCCGACCTGGCCACCGTCGAAAAGGCGCTGGCCCGCTACGTCAAGCCGGCCCGCGCCGGCGACAAGGAAGCCCAGCGCCTGGTCGCGGTGCTGGAGAAAGCCCAGTCCGTGCTCGACCAGGCCAAGGCCGTGCGCACCCTGGACCTGGCGCCGGAAGAGTGGGATGCGATCCGCCCGTTCTGCCTGATCACCGCCAAGCCGACCATGTACGTGGCCAACGTGCGTGAAGATGGCTTCGACAACAACCCGCACCTGGACGCGGTGCGCGAGTACGCCAAGCAGACCGACTCCCCCGTGGTCGCCGTGTGCGCCGCCATCGAAGCCGAGATCGCCGACCTCGACGACGCCGACAAGGCCGAGTTCCTGGCCGACCTGGGCATGGAAGAGCCGGGCCTGGACCGCGTGATCCGCGCCGGCTTCAAGCTGCTCGGCCTGCAGACCTACTTCACCGCCGGCGTCAAGGAAGTGCGCGCCTGGACCATCCACGTGGGCGACACCGCCCCCAAGGCGGCCGGCGTGATCCACACCGACTTCGAACGCGGCTTCATCCGCGCGCAGACCATCGCCTATGACGATTTCATCGCCTTCAAGGGCGAAACCGGCGCCAAGGAAGCCGGCAAGATGCGCGCCGAAGGCAAGGAATATGTGGTGAAGGATGGGGATGTGATGAACTTCCTGTTCAACGTCTGA